In a single window of the Flavobacterium sp. W4I14 genome:
- a CDS encoding hypothetical protein (product_source=Hypo-rule applied; cath_funfam=2.30.42.10; pfam=PF10543), protein MKDKGNTINIADDLIINRIYIIRRQKVMLDEDLAELYMVTTGNLNKAVARNINRFPEDFMFRLNDDEFKNLLFQNGRASWGGRRQAPNAFTEAGVAMLSGILSSDRAINVNIQIMRIFTKMRLLLSDNMEFRIELEKIKKKLTNQDKNMEIVFRYLDELLENKENSNPPRKRIGFKPDDL, encoded by the coding sequence ATGAAAGATAAGGGAAATACGATCAATATAGCTGATGATCTAATTATCAACCGGATCTACATTATCAGGCGTCAGAAAGTGATGCTGGATGAAGACCTGGCAGAACTCTATATGGTAACGACAGGAAACTTAAATAAGGCAGTAGCCAGGAACATAAATAGGTTTCCAGAGGATTTTATGTTCAGGCTGAATGATGACGAATTCAAGAACTTGCTCTTCCAAAATGGAAGAGCAAGCTGGGGAGGAAGGCGCCAGGCACCAAATGCTTTTACGGAAGCAGGCGTCGCAATGCTTTCAGGTATCCTTTCCAGTGATCGGGCCATTAATGTAAACATCCAGATCATGCGAATTTTCACCAAAATGCGACTGCTGCTTTCTGACAACATGGAGTTCCGTATAGAGCTGGAAAAGATCAAGAAAAAACTGACCAATCAGGATAAAAACATGGAAATCGTGTTTCGCTACCTTGATGAGCTTCTCGAGAACAAAGAAAACTCCAATCCGCCAAGAAAGCGCATAGGGTTTAAACCAGATGATCTTTAA
- a CDS encoding site-specific recombinase XerD (product_source=COG4974; cath_funfam=1.10.150.130,1.10.443.10; cog=COG4974; pfam=PF00589,PF13102,PF17293; superfamily=56349) — MKTNFSLLFYLKKSKNYQNGPVAIYMRITVDGKRSEITTGRSCEPEKWIVASGRANGKKEDSKSLNAYLTDLQMKVYEAHRQLTQRDEMITADAIRDRFQGKEEKQTTLIGVFQEHNRKVEILVGTEYTKGTAQRYRTSLKHTEDFLQWKYSVNDIDLKKVNHEFITEYDFYLRSVRKCNNNSAVKYMKNFGKIIRICLANEWMSLNPFLNYKNKVKPVERVCLNEEEMAVLARKPMLSERLEQVRDIFLFCCFTGLSYIDVKQLRETDILPGIDGEKWISIKRQKTNVPSRIPLLPMATSLIERYKNHMTRNITGMIFPVCSNQKMNSYLKEISDVCGIKKQITFHIARHTFATTVTMLKGVPIESVSKMLGHTNIRTTQHYAKILDIKVGADMAKLKAESNYEPINFNHKIVRTKSFGHER; from the coding sequence ATGAAAACCAATTTCAGCTTGCTCTTCTATTTGAAGAAGTCAAAAAATTATCAGAATGGCCCTGTAGCCATTTACATGAGGATTACCGTTGATGGTAAAAGATCCGAAATCACCACAGGAAGATCTTGTGAACCGGAGAAATGGATCGTTGCCTCCGGTCGGGCTAATGGAAAAAAAGAGGATTCAAAGTCCTTGAACGCCTACTTAACAGACCTACAGATGAAGGTTTATGAGGCGCACCGCCAGCTTACCCAACGAGACGAAATGATTACGGCGGACGCCATCCGCGACAGATTCCAGGGAAAAGAAGAGAAACAGACTACACTGATCGGGGTATTTCAGGAGCATAACCGTAAAGTGGAGATTCTGGTGGGAACCGAATATACCAAGGGAACGGCTCAAAGATACCGCACTTCCCTGAAACACACTGAAGATTTTTTACAATGGAAATATTCCGTAAACGATATAGATCTCAAAAAGGTAAACCATGAGTTTATAACTGAGTATGATTTTTATTTACGCTCCGTCCGGAAATGCAACAACAACTCCGCTGTAAAATACATGAAGAATTTCGGCAAAATCATCAGAATATGCCTTGCCAATGAATGGATGTCACTCAATCCTTTTTTGAATTATAAGAACAAAGTTAAACCAGTGGAGAGGGTGTGCTTAAACGAAGAGGAAATGGCTGTGCTAGCCCGCAAGCCCATGCTAAGTGAAAGGTTGGAACAGGTCAGGGATATATTTCTTTTCTGCTGTTTTACCGGACTGTCTTACATAGACGTAAAGCAATTGAGAGAAACAGACATTTTACCGGGCATAGACGGTGAAAAGTGGATTTCGATCAAAAGACAGAAAACCAATGTACCCTCGCGCATACCGTTACTGCCAATGGCCACATCATTGATTGAGCGCTACAAGAACCACATGACCCGCAATATCACAGGGATGATATTCCCAGTCTGCAGCAACCAAAAGATGAACAGTTACCTCAAGGAGATCTCAGATGTTTGCGGAATCAAGAAACAGATCACTTTCCATATTGCCAGACATACTTTCGCAACAACCGTTACGATGTTAAAGGGAGTGCCCATAGAGAGCGTATCCAAGATGCTTGGACATACCAATATCCGAACTACTCAGCACTATGCCAAGATCCTAGATATCAAAGTGGGGGCAGATATGGCCAAATTAAAAGCGGAGAGCAATTATGAGCCTATAAACTTCAACCATAAAATTGTACGAACCAAATCGTTTGGCCATGAAAGATAA
- a CDS encoding hypothetical protein (product_source=Hypo-rule applied) — protein sequence MAYMREAGTARDSSAGIPQAAMRGGDLELQQNGVRFLYSTKHTKI from the coding sequence ATGGCGTATATGCGAGAAGCGGGAACAGCTAGGGATTCGAGCGCTGGGATTCCGCAGGCCGCAATGCGCGGTGGGGATCTTGAACTACAACAAAATGGTGTCCGTTTTTTATATTCAACTAAACACACAAAGATATAA
- a CDS encoding hypothetical protein (product_source=Hypo-rule applied; pfam=PF18976; superfamily=54814): MYINITDSKTADNKGSSGQLVNYLEKENRLNPAREPEKWFNHLGRYYEPYDVRTTIDGNIAKLGKDDAKFFLINISPSQKELKHLKESYGEQQMPLRLKEYAVKIMDEYARNFNRAGVNSSSDLVWFAKVENHRYYTHNDREVKDGLKKRGELKQGDQRHIQVIVSRKDLTNKVKLSPMNSSRGKNIEHSKKMGQFDRLAFKQCGETLFDRQFNFNRELRDTLRLFEHQK; this comes from the coding sequence ATGTATATCAATATAACTGACAGCAAAACTGCGGACAACAAGGGCAGTAGTGGGCAATTGGTGAACTATCTCGAAAAGGAAAACAGGTTAAATCCTGCTCGGGAACCAGAAAAATGGTTCAACCATTTAGGTCGGTACTATGAGCCGTATGACGTTCGGACCACCATTGATGGCAATATTGCGAAACTCGGAAAAGATGATGCTAAGTTTTTCCTGATCAATATCAGTCCCAGCCAAAAAGAACTCAAACACTTGAAGGAAAGCTACGGTGAGCAACAAATGCCCTTGAGGCTGAAAGAATATGCTGTCAAGATTATGGATGAATATGCCAGAAACTTTAACAGGGCGGGGGTTAACAGCAGCAGCGATCTGGTCTGGTTCGCAAAGGTGGAAAACCATAGATATTACACCCATAATGACAGGGAGGTGAAGGATGGACTGAAAAAGCGTGGAGAATTGAAGCAGGGAGACCAGCGGCACATCCAGGTGATCGTAAGCAGAAAGGATCTTACCAATAAAGTCAAATTAAGTCCCATGAACAGTTCCAGGGGTAAGAATATCGAGCATTCAAAAAAAATGGGGCAGTTTGATCGCCTCGCTTTCAAGCAGTGCGGAGAAACTCTTTTTGACCGGCAGTTTAACTTCAACCGCGAATTAAGGGATACTTTGCGCCTATTCGAACATCAAAAGTAA
- a CDS encoding hypothetical protein (product_source=Hypo-rule applied; cath_funfam=3.30.1640.10), whose amino-acid sequence MKNEVLKSIKYSEAEGIKLDKIALKLGRSKRLVFLQMTEYFYRTKKDPLDINDDLLKTTMARNHKDYIGFIKTQENDLLIPTRREVAQLSEAQKRLITGFNGLLKQNEMVPVLMEKQNQFLYQLELHYKSISVRIQDKQSLKQLFLNIFDGYAIARDNLPAIGSKKDKVQLLAATRNQIMLL is encoded by the coding sequence ATGAAGAATGAAGTATTAAAATCGATTAAATATTCAGAGGCTGAAGGTATTAAGTTAGATAAGATAGCCTTAAAGCTAGGGAGATCAAAGCGGCTGGTTTTTCTTCAGATGACAGAATATTTCTACAGAACGAAAAAAGATCCGCTGGACATCAATGATGATCTGCTAAAAACTACTATGGCCCGTAACCATAAAGACTATATCGGGTTTATCAAAACCCAGGAAAATGACCTGCTTATTCCGACCAGGAGGGAGGTTGCGCAGTTGTCTGAAGCACAAAAAAGGTTGATCACAGGCTTTAACGGACTTTTAAAACAAAACGAAATGGTGCCGGTATTGATGGAAAAGCAGAACCAGTTTTTATATCAACTTGAGCTACACTACAAATCAATCTCTGTACGGATCCAGGATAAGCAAAGCCTCAAACAGCTCTTTCTGAATATCTTTGATGGATACGCTATTGCCAGGGACAATCTTCCTGCCATTGGATCAAAGAAAGATAAGGTGCAGTTGCTGGCTGCTACAAGGAACCAGATAATGTTATTGTAA
- a CDS encoding hypothetical protein (product_source=Hypo-rule applied) yields MDTLDEGIKPGQLQNGFILELAQDISKGLFQRSTDMLEKISSTVGSFLDIMLEPTYGPTFTANTQEPKRKKKKRGHSQGQSIR; encoded by the coding sequence TTGGATACTCTGGATGAGGGGATTAAACCTGGTCAATTACAAAATGGGTTTATTTTAGAACTCGCACAGGATATTTCCAAGGGACTGTTTCAAAGAAGTACAGATATGCTTGAAAAAATAAGCTCAACAGTTGGAAGTTTTTTGGACATCATGCTGGAACCTACATATGGACCTACGTTCACTGCTAATACCCAGGAGCCGAAACGCAAGAAGAAAAAAAGAGGACACAGCCAAGGGCAGTCCATCAGATAA
- a CDS encoding putative ABC-type ATPase (product_source=COG4185; cath_funfam=3.40.50.300; cog=COG4185; pfam=PF06414; superfamily=52540) translates to MKPLQLYVLSGPNGAGKSTLSGTFVPPGTDIFDGDKEMAILKHQYPTTDSGTLYEAANGIVFQKRKDNAIAGRKDFAFETNFRTVGVMDSARQFKDAGYEVRMIFIGLPSVEASINRVDMRARAGGHFVDVDNVNKNFIGGLKNLTKFYDQFDSVDILESTIGHNEPFKMNSLMTIKKGIISAAIEKLPDWVLKIPEAIERKHQIDLQNQIQKEQDRKRDLGNERNKGLDR, encoded by the coding sequence ATGAAGCCTTTACAGCTTTATGTTTTGAGCGGCCCCAATGGAGCCGGCAAATCGACCCTATCTGGTACATTTGTTCCACCTGGAACAGATATATTTGATGGGGATAAAGAAATGGCTATCCTAAAACACCAATACCCGACGACAGATAGCGGTACCCTGTATGAAGCTGCAAATGGGATTGTTTTCCAAAAAAGAAAGGATAATGCGATTGCGGGGAGAAAGGACTTTGCTTTTGAAACCAATTTTAGGACAGTGGGGGTAATGGATAGTGCTAGACAGTTTAAGGATGCTGGGTATGAGGTAAGGATGATCTTTATTGGGCTGCCATCTGTCGAGGCTTCAATCAACAGGGTAGATATGAGGGCCAGGGCCGGGGGGCACTTTGTGGATGTTGACAATGTAAATAAAAATTTTATCGGTGGACTTAAAAATTTAACGAAGTTTTACGACCAGTTTGATTCCGTTGATATACTTGAAAGTACAATTGGCCATAATGAGCCTTTTAAGATGAACTCGCTGATGACCATAAAAAAAGGGATTATTTCTGCTGCCATTGAAAAACTGCCTGATTGGGTATTGAAAATCCCTGAAGCTATCGAACGAAAACATCAGATTGACCTTCAGAACCAGATTCAGAAAGAACAGGATAGAAAACGCGATTTAGGGAATGAAAGAAATAAGGGGCTGGACAGATAA
- a CDS encoding hypothetical protein (product_source=Hypo-rule applied; cath_funfam=1.20.5.160; superfamily=81469; transmembrane_helix_parts=Inside_1_95,TMhelix_96_118,Outside_119_123) translates to MLSEKEQIASLYQRQRTLEEKLKILEARGLEYPMLKVPDYTSDLREVKKSVDRFLNSSHQKNMDETFRMIKDLVSRIPYTIHVQNHHHFAKLTKRVIIAFTVLVICLVFTAWLAYYFYKHSNV, encoded by the coding sequence ATGTTATCAGAAAAAGAACAGATCGCCAGCCTTTACCAAAGGCAGCGAACATTAGAGGAGAAACTGAAGATACTTGAAGCCAGGGGCCTGGAGTATCCCATGTTAAAGGTACCAGACTATACATCTGATCTGCGTGAAGTGAAGAAAAGTGTAGATAGGTTTCTTAACAGCAGTCATCAAAAGAACATGGACGAAACTTTCCGTATGATCAAAGATCTCGTTTCAAGGATACCCTACACGATCCATGTGCAGAACCATCACCACTTTGCGAAACTGACCAAGCGTGTCATTATTGCGTTCACGGTTCTGGTGATCTGCTTAGTATTTACTGCCTGGCTCGCATACTATTTCTATAAACATTCAAACGTGTAA
- a CDS encoding hypothetical protein (product_source=Hypo-rule applied) has translation MKKSVDLREHDYQPLALSIYVDAVEIPQGVVVLLSDWPKLKSAVDPKSPFYKLMDKLTFIPFHERSLTEKSEFLESKLREVEKENLVRGSFRTYQNELCTAPNLFINEYADRTELVSVDARSGKISLIKKLS, from the coding sequence ATGAAAAAATCAGTAGATTTGAGAGAACATGATTATCAGCCCCTGGCACTTAGCATCTATGTAGATGCGGTAGAAATACCACAGGGTGTCGTTGTTCTTCTGAGCGACTGGCCAAAACTGAAATCTGCAGTAGACCCTAAAAGTCCTTTTTATAAACTTATGGACAAACTAACGTTTATCCCATTTCATGAGCGGTCCTTAACGGAAAAATCAGAATTTCTGGAGAGTAAATTGCGTGAGGTAGAAAAGGAGAACCTTGTAAGGGGATCGTTTAGGACTTATCAGAATGAGCTTTGCACAGCCCCTAATCTCTTCATAAATGAGTATGCCGATAGAACGGAACTGGTAAGTGTCGATGCCCGGTCTGGAAAAATTAGCCTTATAAAAAAATTAAGTTAA
- a CDS encoding two-component system cell cycle response regulator (product_source=KO:K02488; cath_funfam=1.10.10.60,3.40.50.2300; cog=COG0745; ko=KO:K02488; pfam=PF00072,PF12833; smart=SM00342,SM00448; superfamily=46689,52172): protein MEEIVGKLTIKDTEDMERSVVLLVDDNEDILDFISDDLEEKYHVLQARNGIEALEILQREIVQLIISDVMMPEMDGFEFCAKVKSTLEFSHIPVILLTAKNSLQSKIEGLELGADAYVEKPFSPEFLQVQISSLIKNRNKIKAYFASSPLLHLKSIAYSKADELFLEKLQDTINKNINNQDLDVEHLAEKMNMSRPTLYRKIKSISNLSPNELINLARLKKAAELLNEGILKIYEISEMVGYSSQSHFGRNFAKQFGMSPTDYVNSKTVDKKKALKSNS from the coding sequence ATGGAAGAAATTGTAGGCAAGCTGACCATAAAAGATACTGAAGATATGGAAAGATCTGTAGTGTTACTGGTTGATGATAATGAAGATATCCTCGATTTCATTTCAGATGATCTGGAAGAAAAGTACCATGTACTACAGGCCAGAAACGGTATAGAAGCATTAGAAATATTACAGCGTGAAATTGTTCAGCTCATTATTAGCGATGTAATGATGCCAGAAATGGACGGTTTCGAATTTTGTGCGAAAGTAAAATCTACCTTAGAATTCAGCCATATTCCTGTTATCCTGCTTACCGCAAAAAATTCGTTGCAATCTAAAATTGAAGGTTTGGAACTGGGTGCTGATGCCTACGTAGAAAAGCCCTTTTCTCCGGAGTTTTTACAGGTACAGATTTCGAGCCTGATTAAAAACAGGAACAAGATCAAAGCATATTTCGCGAGCTCCCCCCTGCTCCACCTTAAAAGTATTGCTTATTCAAAGGCAGACGAACTGTTTTTAGAAAAATTACAGGATACCATTAACAAAAACATCAACAATCAGGATCTGGATGTAGAGCACCTGGCAGAAAAGATGAATATGAGCCGGCCAACCTTATACCGGAAAATTAAATCCATTTCTAACCTTAGCCCCAATGAACTGATTAATTTGGCAAGGTTAAAAAAAGCGGCCGAGCTTTTAAATGAAGGGATACTAAAAATTTATGAAATCTCAGAAATGGTTGGTTATAGCTCTCAATCTCACTTTGGAAGAAACTTTGCCAAACAATTCGGCATGTCGCCAACCGATTATGTAAACAGCAAAACTGTTGATAAAAAAAAAGCCTTAAAATCAAACAGTTAG
- a CDS encoding putative oxidoreductase (product_source=KO:K15977; cog=COG2259; ko=KO:K15977; pfam=PF07681; superfamily=81338; transmembrane_helix_parts=Inside_1_20,TMhelix_21_41,Outside_42_50,TMhelix_51_73,Inside_74_85,TMhelix_86_108,Outside_109_112,TMhelix_113_135,Inside_136_148), with the protein MNMLKKIQIWGDHHHPKWLDYFRILLGLILIWKGIDFYINMPAFSNLMRGAFLGTAVSISLLAHLIIMLHLIGGLAITLGTHTRVFCLVNLPILIGAVFFVNISGGIFKPYSEFWFSVSVLIGLVCFAIEGNGILSVDREKIYPKEAL; encoded by the coding sequence ATGAACATGCTTAAGAAAATCCAGATCTGGGGTGATCACCATCACCCAAAATGGTTAGACTATTTTAGAATCTTATTAGGCCTTATTTTAATTTGGAAGGGAATTGATTTTTACATCAATATGCCAGCCTTTAGTAATTTAATGAGGGGCGCTTTCTTAGGCACGGCTGTGAGCATTAGCCTACTGGCACACCTGATTATTATGTTGCACCTAATTGGAGGATTAGCCATTACCCTGGGCACACATACCCGCGTATTCTGCCTGGTTAATTTACCAATACTGATCGGGGCGGTGTTCTTTGTGAATATTTCTGGTGGTATTTTTAAACCCTATTCAGAATTTTGGTTTTCGGTCTCGGTATTAATCGGACTTGTTTGTTTTGCAATTGAGGGAAATGGAATTTTATCGGTAGACCGGGAAAAAATCTACCCTAAAGAGGCGCTTTAG
- a CDS encoding signal transduction histidine kinase/ligand-binding sensor domain-containing protein (product_source=COG0642/COG3292; cath_funfam=1.10.287.130,2.30.30.40,3.30.565.10; cog=COG0642,COG3292; pfam=PF00512,PF02518,PF07494,PF07495; smart=SM00387,SM00388,SM00564; superfamily=55874,63829; transmembrane_helix_parts=Outside_1_770,TMhelix_771_793,Inside_794_1056), with amino-acid sequence MKKLFIFLCLLFSVHLLWAQPYYFRHYQVENGLSNNTAFCSVQDGNGFMWFGTKDGLNRFDGYSFKTYRHDPEQPGSLGNDLIYVLHHDREQTLWVGTNSGVYQYNPAKESFSIIKETKGMRIIDLASDQRGNLWILSSFKIYLYQKRSKKVQAFTHNAPFDASLVTVLKDGSVWISTGEGTLEKYNPNTNNFQRFNINGKNAKIEYGWVSRIAETENGNLLVGTTNQGVKLFNPVTLASKNILRLNDDQTPIFVRDIKKTGPHEFWIATESGIYIYNDKSGAIIHIKKQYNNDYSLSDNAVYTICLDREGGVWTGTYFGGVNYYSSHTSLFTKYFPQKGTNSISGSDIREITRDRNGNFWIGTEDAGLNKLDVKTGIFKHFLPDGKPGSIAYSNIHGLLVDGDKLWIGTFEHGLDVLDLKTEKVIKHYQAGVGNALRTNFIVTFCKTRSGEILVGTINGIYRYNRKRDDFEPVAGLPFIFYYSIIEDSKGNIWAGSFNDGLFQFNLSKPDYVNYRNNPTDAKSLSHNTVNSVFEDSKQCIWVTTDGGGLCRFDHKTHQFKPYGIKNGFPSNYLFRIEEDAANKFWISSTRGLIHFDPSTGLNKTYTKANGLLTDQFNYSSAFQDEDGRTYFGSVKGLVSFNPANLKATSYETPVFLTGFQINSSEIGLNGADSVSDKSIVYADTIALNYNQSSFSIDFAALSYLSPEMTEYAYKMTGLYKNWEYLKTNRKVYFTKLAPGNYIFEVKALVEGSSTWSTKNAKLLIKIHPPFYLSPIAYLLYLMAAGGIIFFLVRSYHRKIALKNSRRMEVFEHEKQKEVYQAKIEFFTNVAHEIRTPLTLIIGPMEKLIKQADAVPAIEKNLRIMGRNTDRLLKLTNQLLDFRKTETSEFSLNFVKADISEILKDVFLQFQPAAEQQDIKYNLHLPEKKLHAYIDVEAFYKMISNLVDNAIKYGKTTVQINLSLQEGDKFAVRVKNDGYRIPTEIKDKIFEPFFRGKETEIKAGTGIGLSISKSLAQLHSGELYLDFNDLDFNIFVLELPIHQLIEFNLNGKWKKL; translated from the coding sequence AGTGTGCAGGATGGTAACGGTTTTATGTGGTTTGGCACAAAAGATGGCTTAAACCGATTTGATGGTTATTCTTTTAAAACCTACCGCCACGACCCAGAGCAGCCTGGCAGTTTAGGCAACGATTTAATCTATGTACTTCACCACGATCGGGAGCAAACACTTTGGGTAGGTACCAACAGCGGCGTGTACCAATACAATCCGGCAAAAGAAAGTTTCAGCATCATCAAAGAAACCAAAGGGATGCGGATTATAGATCTTGCCAGCGATCAGCGTGGAAATTTATGGATCTTGTCTTCATTCAAAATATACCTATATCAAAAGCGCAGTAAGAAAGTACAGGCTTTCACCCATAATGCACCTTTCGATGCTTCTCTGGTAACGGTTTTAAAAGATGGCAGTGTATGGATCAGTACCGGAGAGGGAACTCTCGAAAAATACAATCCCAATACGAATAATTTTCAGCGCTTTAACATCAACGGTAAAAATGCAAAAATAGAATACGGCTGGGTATCCAGAATTGCAGAAACCGAAAATGGAAATTTACTGGTTGGCACCACCAATCAGGGGGTTAAGCTCTTCAATCCTGTTACTTTAGCATCGAAAAACATACTCCGGTTAAACGACGACCAGACGCCAATTTTTGTCCGGGATATCAAAAAAACAGGCCCTCATGAGTTTTGGATTGCCACCGAATCGGGCATTTACATTTATAATGATAAAAGTGGAGCGATTATCCACATCAAAAAACAATACAATAACGATTATTCTTTAAGCGATAATGCGGTTTATACCATTTGCCTTGACCGTGAAGGAGGCGTTTGGACGGGCACCTATTTTGGCGGCGTAAATTACTATTCGAGCCATACTTCACTGTTTACCAAATACTTTCCGCAAAAAGGTACAAACTCGATCAGTGGAAGCGATATAAGGGAAATTACCAGGGATAGAAATGGAAATTTCTGGATCGGTACGGAAGATGCCGGGCTGAATAAACTTGATGTAAAAACAGGAATTTTTAAACACTTCTTACCCGATGGAAAACCCGGAAGCATTGCCTATTCCAATATCCACGGCTTATTGGTTGATGGAGACAAACTATGGATTGGCACTTTCGAACACGGACTGGATGTTTTAGACCTGAAAACAGAAAAGGTAATTAAACATTACCAGGCAGGCGTTGGAAATGCCTTACGCACCAATTTTATTGTTACTTTCTGTAAAACACGGTCTGGTGAAATTTTAGTGGGGACCATTAATGGGATTTACCGCTATAACCGCAAACGCGATGATTTTGAACCTGTTGCCGGCCTCCCGTTTATCTTTTACTATTCGATTATTGAAGATAGCAAGGGTAATATCTGGGCAGGCAGTTTTAATGATGGTTTATTTCAGTTTAACTTATCCAAACCAGACTATGTGAACTACCGAAATAATCCGACGGATGCGAAAAGTTTAAGTCATAACACTGTAAATAGTGTTTTTGAAGACAGTAAACAATGCATTTGGGTAACCACAGACGGTGGCGGACTTTGCAGGTTTGACCATAAAACGCATCAATTTAAGCCTTATGGCATAAAAAATGGCTTTCCAAGCAATTACCTTTTCCGCATTGAAGAAGATGCCGCAAATAAGTTCTGGATTAGTAGTACCAGAGGACTTATCCATTTTGACCCATCCACGGGTTTAAACAAAACCTATACTAAAGCCAACGGATTGCTTACCGATCAGTTCAACTACAGTTCTGCCTTTCAGGATGAGGATGGCCGAACCTATTTTGGGAGTGTAAAAGGGCTGGTCAGCTTCAATCCGGCCAACTTAAAAGCAACATCATACGAAACTCCTGTATTTTTAACCGGATTTCAGATTAACAGTTCAGAAATCGGTTTAAATGGGGCAGATTCTGTTTCTGACAAATCGATCGTTTATGCCGATACCATAGCGCTTAACTACAACCAATCTTCTTTTAGTATCGATTTTGCGGCATTAAGTTATCTCTCGCCCGAAATGACAGAGTACGCCTATAAAATGACGGGGCTTTATAAAAACTGGGAATATTTAAAAACCAACAGAAAAGTTTATTTTACCAAACTTGCTCCTGGGAATTATATTTTTGAAGTGAAAGCATTGGTTGAAGGTAGTAGTACCTGGAGCACCAAAAATGCGAAGTTACTGATCAAAATCCATCCTCCTTTTTACCTCAGCCCTATTGCCTATCTGCTTTATCTAATGGCGGCAGGTGGAATTATCTTCTTTCTGGTACGAAGTTACCACCGAAAAATCGCGTTAAAAAACAGCAGGCGGATGGAAGTTTTTGAGCATGAAAAACAAAAAGAAGTGTATCAGGCGAAAATCGAATTCTTTACCAATGTTGCCCACGAAATCAGAACACCACTCACACTAATTATCGGCCCGATGGAGAAACTGATTAAACAGGCCGATGCCGTGCCGGCAATAGAAAAGAATTTACGGATTATGGGGCGGAATACTGATCGGTTGCTAAAATTGACCAATCAGTTACTGGACTTCAGAAAAACCGAAACCAGCGAATTTTCGTTAAACTTCGTAAAGGCCGATATTTCAGAAATCCTAAAAGATGTTTTTCTTCAGTTTCAACCCGCTGCAGAACAGCAAGACATTAAGTATAACCTTCATTTACCTGAGAAAAAACTCCATGCCTATATCGACGTTGAGGCTTTTTACAAAATGATCAGCAATTTGGTAGACAATGCCATTAAATATGGAAAAACCACGGTACAGATCAACTTATCGTTGCAGGAAGGCGATAAGTTTGCCGTGAGGGTAAAAAACGACGGATATAGGATACCCACTGAAATTAAGGACAAGATATTTGAACCTTTTTTTAGGGGCAAAGAAACCGAAATAAAGGCTGGAACGGGAATAGGTTTGTCGATTTCAAAATCGCTTGCTCAACTGCATAGCGGGGAGCTTTATTTAGATTTTAATGACCTTGATTTTAATATATTTGTATTAGAATTGCCTATCCATCAACTTATTGAATTTAACCTGAACGGAAAATGGAAGAAATTGTAG